A single region of the Halobacterium wangiae genome encodes:
- a CDS encoding 1,4-dihydroxy-2-naphthoate polyprenyltransferase encodes MSETADVTRRQAWLMAARPHTLPAAAAPVVVGTGLAVHAGLFAALPALSALVGAALIQVGTNFANDYYDAVQGADTDEREGFTRVTAGGLIDAERVKFAMYATFALAILDGTYLVYVGGLPILVVGLASVASGIAYTGGPYPLGYHGLGDLFVFVFFGVVAVTGTFYVQAVTHLAEPLTTTIPPGTVTTAALVASLPVAAISTDILVVNNVRDREEDATTGKRTLAVRFGYAFSRVQFVALLVLAYAAPVWFYVEGYGAAVFLPVLSLPLAVSVTRTLLSRTDGEALNPALSRTGQLLALYSALFAAGLAL; translated from the coding sequence ATGAGCGAGACGGCCGACGTGACCCGACGGCAGGCGTGGCTGATGGCGGCACGCCCGCACACGCTGCCGGCGGCCGCCGCACCCGTCGTCGTCGGCACGGGGCTCGCGGTGCACGCGGGCCTGTTCGCGGCGCTGCCAGCGCTTTCCGCGCTCGTCGGCGCGGCGCTGATACAGGTCGGCACGAACTTCGCGAACGACTACTACGACGCCGTCCAGGGCGCGGACACCGACGAGAGAGAGGGATTCACGCGCGTCACCGCGGGCGGCCTCATCGACGCCGAGCGCGTGAAGTTCGCGATGTACGCGACGTTCGCGCTCGCCATCCTCGACGGCACCTACCTCGTCTACGTCGGCGGCCTCCCGATTCTCGTCGTCGGCCTCGCGAGCGTCGCCTCCGGCATCGCGTACACGGGCGGCCCCTACCCCCTGGGCTACCACGGCCTCGGCGACCTCTTCGTCTTCGTCTTCTTCGGCGTCGTCGCCGTCACCGGGACGTTCTACGTCCAGGCCGTCACCCACCTCGCCGAGCCGCTGACGACGACGATTCCGCCGGGGACCGTGACGACGGCGGCGCTGGTCGCCAGCCTCCCGGTGGCCGCGATCTCCACGGACATCCTCGTCGTGAACAACGTCCGCGACCGCGAGGAGGACGCGACGACCGGCAAACGCACGCTCGCGGTCCGCTTCGGCTACGCGTTCTCCCGCGTGCAGTTCGTCGCACTGCTCGTCCTCGCCTACGCCGCCCCCGTCTGGTTCTACGTCGAGGGGTACGGCGCGGCCGTCTTCCTCCCCGTTCTCTCGCTGCCCCTCGCCGTCTCGGTGACGCGCACCCTGCTCTCGCGGACCGACGGCGAGGCGCTGAACCCCGCGCTCTCCCGCACCGGCCAGCTACTCGCGCTGTACTCGGCGCTGTTCGCCGCCGGACTCGCACTATGA
- a CDS encoding 1,4-dihydroxy-2-naphthoyl-CoA synthase: MVSELFDPDRWEAVDDVDFEDVTYHRGTDVDAVRIAFDRPALRNAFRPGTVDELYEALDHAKRQADVGCVLLTGNGPSPKDGGWAFCSGGDQSVRGDSGYEYRGDDRAGDEEDAAVREAKAGRLHILEVQRAIRFMPKPVVAVVPGWAVGGGHSLHVVCDMTLASKEHAKFLQTDPDVASFDAGFGSAYLAKQVGQKKAREVFFRGKTYSAEEAADMGMVNEVVPHDDLEDVALEWADEMTSKSPTAMRMLKYAFNMADDGLVDQQVFAGEATRLGYMTDEAKEGREAFMEGRDPDFSKFPWHY; encoded by the coding sequence ATGGTTTCCGAGCTCTTCGACCCCGACCGCTGGGAGGCGGTCGACGACGTCGACTTCGAGGACGTGACGTACCACCGCGGGACGGACGTCGACGCCGTCCGCATCGCGTTCGACCGGCCAGCACTGCGCAACGCGTTCCGCCCGGGCACCGTCGACGAACTGTACGAGGCGCTCGACCACGCGAAACGCCAGGCTGACGTCGGCTGCGTCCTCCTCACGGGCAACGGCCCGAGTCCGAAGGACGGCGGCTGGGCGTTCTGCTCCGGTGGCGACCAGTCCGTCCGGGGCGACTCGGGCTACGAGTACCGCGGCGACGACCGGGCCGGCGACGAGGAGGACGCCGCGGTGCGCGAGGCGAAGGCGGGCCGCCTCCACATCCTCGAGGTCCAGCGCGCCATCCGGTTCATGCCCAAGCCCGTCGTCGCCGTCGTCCCCGGGTGGGCCGTCGGTGGCGGCCACTCCTTGCACGTCGTCTGTGACATGACCCTCGCCAGCAAGGAGCACGCGAAGTTCCTCCAGACGGACCCGGACGTCGCCTCATTCGACGCCGGCTTCGGCTCCGCCTACCTCGCCAAGCAGGTCGGCCAGAAGAAGGCCCGCGAGGTGTTCTTCCGCGGGAAGACCTACTCCGCCGAGGAGGCCGCCGACATGGGGATGGTCAACGAAGTCGTCCCGCACGACGACCTCGAGGACGTCGCCCTGGAGTGGGCCGACGAGATGACGAGCAAGTCCCCGACGGCGATGCGGATGCTGAAGTACGCGTTCAACATGGCCGACGACGGCCTAGTCGACCAGCAGGTGTTCGCGGGGGAGGCCACCCGACTCGGCTACATGACCGACGAAGCGAAAGAGGGGCGCGAGGCGTTCATGGAGGGCCGGGACCCCGACTTCTCGAAGTTCCCCTGGCACTACTGA
- the tnpA gene encoding IS200/IS605 family transposase: MVKNTRHAVYELYYHIVFIPKYWEQRLTGATADRLHSIFEEICDDKDLELVEAEIMPDHVHLYIGSPPKNAPSLIVNWVKGISARWYNERADDRIKWTRSYYVGTAGSVSKDAVEQYIREQKDKQNGEWTA; this comes from the coding sequence ATAGTGAAGAACACTCGTCACGCTGTCTACGAACTCTACTACCACATAGTGTTCATTCCAAAGTACTGGGAGCAGCGTCTCACGGGTGCGACTGCTGACAGGCTTCACTCTATTTTTGAGGAAATCTGTGACGACAAAGACCTCGAACTGGTTGAAGCCGAAATCATGCCCGACCACGTCCACCTCTACATCGGCAGCCCGCCGAAGAACGCCCCCTCCCTAATCGTCAACTGGGTGAAGGGAATTTCCGCCCGGTGGTACAATGAACGGGCCGACGACCGCATCAAGTGGACCCGCTCGTACTACGTCGGGACTGCCGGCAGCGTCTCAAAAGACGCTGTCGAGCAGTACATCCGCGAGCAAAAGGACAAACAAAATGGGGAGTGGACCGCATGA
- a CDS encoding NRDE family protein: MCTLAFAWREFDDAPLVVAANRDEAVGRPSTPPAVRGQHPRVLMPRDEEAGGTWIGVNEHRLFVGVTNRPADVEGERSRGLLVTDALGAESAIDALQRVERELAERDYAGFNLLLADDEDCVLLEWDGVLRTHHLDPGTHAVVNRGFDDATEKSRTVRAALSNEESPTAWHDAARTTMRDHDADVCIHRDGYGTRSSSLLWISAGGEVDYEFADGPPCENDYRRINGHL; this comes from the coding sequence GTGTGTACGCTGGCATTCGCGTGGCGCGAGTTCGATGACGCGCCACTGGTAGTCGCAGCGAACCGTGACGAGGCAGTCGGCCGACCGTCCACCCCGCCCGCCGTCCGCGGGCAGCACCCCAGGGTACTGATGCCCCGCGACGAGGAGGCCGGCGGGACCTGGATCGGCGTGAACGAACACCGCCTGTTCGTCGGCGTCACGAACCGGCCCGCGGACGTCGAGGGCGAGCGCTCGCGCGGCCTGCTCGTCACCGACGCGCTCGGCGCCGAGAGCGCGATTGACGCCCTCCAGCGCGTCGAACGAGAACTCGCCGAGCGCGACTACGCGGGGTTCAACCTCCTGCTCGCCGACGACGAGGACTGCGTACTGCTGGAGTGGGACGGCGTCCTGCGCACCCACCACCTCGACCCCGGCACGCACGCGGTCGTGAACCGGGGGTTCGACGACGCCACCGAGAAGTCCCGGACGGTGCGGGCCGCACTGTCGAACGAGGAGTCGCCGACTGCGTGGCACGACGCCGCCCGGACGACGATGCGCGACCACGACGCCGACGTCTGCATCCACCGCGACGGCTACGGCACGCGCTCGTCGTCGCTTCTCTGGATTTCGGCCGGCGGCGAGGTGGACTACGAGTTCGCGGACGGCCCGCCGTGCGAGAACGACTACCGACGCATCAACGGCCACCTTTAA
- the menE gene encoding o-succinylbenzoate--CoA ligase — MRDAVALQTASNPDATALVDTESGASWTYDELHDAVETTAGRLAALGVESGDRLGVLMETRPAFARLAFACARLGAVLVPLNARLAVPELRAQVRSVEPVAIVCEAETAADARELDAPTVSVDAGDRPALADSDPVDVKAADLAWSDTRALLFTSGTTGSPKAVRLTYGNVAASAVASAFRLGVLPDDRWLCPLSMYHTGGLSVVLRSALYGTTAVLTRGFDAEDVLAALDEYDCTGVSLVPTMLQRLLDAGAISDSLRFALVGGAPTPPDLVVRALDADVPVCPTYGMTETASQVATLRPEQAADRSDSVGRPLLGTDVTVVGDDGEPLSAGEVGELVVSGPTVTPGYVGDDGRESFSEFGLRTGDRGYVDEDGFLHVGGRRADQIVTGGENVHPEEVAAVLESHPGVDEVAVVGVPDEEWGERVGALVVSASDVTAATLDEFSDDRLAGYKRPRVVAFAEELPRTASGTVDRAAVRDALADEN; from the coding sequence ATGCGTGACGCGGTCGCGCTCCAGACGGCGAGCAACCCCGACGCGACCGCGCTCGTCGACACCGAGAGCGGGGCGTCCTGGACGTACGACGAACTCCACGACGCGGTCGAGACGACTGCGGGGCGACTCGCGGCGCTCGGCGTCGAATCGGGCGACCGCCTGGGCGTACTGATGGAGACGCGGCCCGCGTTCGCCAGACTGGCGTTCGCCTGCGCCCGTCTCGGCGCCGTCCTGGTCCCGCTGAACGCGCGCCTCGCCGTCCCGGAACTCCGGGCGCAGGTGCGGTCCGTGGAACCCGTCGCCATCGTCTGCGAGGCGGAGACGGCCGCCGACGCCCGAGAGCTGGACGCCCCGACCGTGAGCGTCGACGCTGGCGACCGCCCGGCACTCGCCGACAGCGACCCCGTGGACGTCAAGGCCGCCGACCTCGCGTGGAGCGATACCCGCGCGCTCCTGTTCACCTCGGGGACGACGGGGTCGCCGAAGGCGGTTCGGCTCACCTACGGGAACGTCGCCGCGAGCGCCGTCGCGTCGGCGTTCCGACTCGGCGTGCTCCCCGACGACCGGTGGCTCTGCCCGCTGTCGATGTACCACACGGGCGGTCTCTCGGTCGTCCTCCGGTCGGCGCTCTACGGCACGACCGCGGTCCTGACGCGCGGCTTCGACGCCGAGGACGTGCTCGCTGCGCTCGACGAGTACGACTGCACGGGCGTCTCGCTCGTCCCGACGATGCTCCAGCGCCTGCTCGACGCGGGCGCCATCTCGGACTCGCTACGGTTCGCGCTCGTCGGCGGCGCACCCACGCCCCCGGACCTCGTGGTGCGCGCACTCGACGCCGACGTCCCCGTCTGTCCCACGTACGGGATGACCGAGACGGCCTCGCAGGTGGCGACGCTCCGCCCGGAACAGGCCGCGGACCGGTCGGACAGCGTCGGGCGGCCACTGCTCGGAACCGACGTGACCGTCGTCGGCGACGACGGCGAACCCCTGTCTGCAGGCGAGGTAGGCGAACTCGTGGTGTCCGGTCCGACTGTCACCCCGGGCTACGTCGGCGACGACGGAAGAGAGTCGTTCTCTGAGTTCGGGCTGCGGACGGGCGACCGCGGGTACGTCGACGAGGACGGCTTCCTCCACGTCGGCGGGCGACGCGCCGACCAGATCGTCACCGGCGGGGAGAACGTCCACCCCGAGGAGGTCGCGGCCGTGCTGGAGTCCCATCCCGGCGTCGACGAGGTCGCCGTCGTCGGCGTCCCCGACGAGGAGTGGGGCGAACGCGTCGGCGCACTCGTCGTCTCCGCGAGCGACGTTACTGCCGCCACCCTCGACGAGTTCTCCGACGACCGGCTTGCGGGCTACAAGCGACCGCGGGTGGTGGCGTTCGCCGAGGAACTCCCACGGACGGCCTCCGGGACGGTCGACCGGGCGGCCGTCAGGGACGCGCTCGCCGACGAGAACTAA
- a CDS encoding RNA-guided endonuclease InsQ/TnpB family protein, whose product MRRVNSFSVVPRSDADEELLRRLLDASASLWNQLTYERRQNFTDPDIDKSVWDTEDYRKQYVGVLGSATAQQVIRKNTEAWRSFFALKEKGEANGLPGYWGNEEEGRELRTYIRNDQYTLRWGDRSTIEITAGSDLKDEYDMGYRERLTLDVRGKPKWSGDQGRLELYYDKLSDQFRAIQPVTTNDSRRDSPVADETAALDIGANNIVACTTTTGQQYLYEGRDLFALFRETTRRIADHQSKVKREEERYSSKRIRRLYRRRTRRRDHAMDALARDLFERLYEEGVSTVYVGDLTDVLETHWSVRANAKTHNFWAFRAFLDRLACTAEEYGITVEVRPEAWTSQTCPQCGSTEDTTRHQDTLTCSCGFEGHADLTASETFLRRHQNLESSDWRARHNLSRQSHEADVPRPMARLVCLKWDDHRWSASPRAHRLNEEHTHPQVTAGESA is encoded by the coding sequence ATGAGGCGCGTCAACTCCTTCAGCGTCGTCCCGCGCTCCGACGCCGACGAAGAACTGCTTCGCCGACTGTTGGACGCCTCTGCCTCGCTGTGGAATCAACTCACCTACGAGCGTCGGCAGAACTTCACCGACCCCGACATCGACAAGTCTGTGTGGGACACCGAGGACTACCGCAAGCAGTACGTCGGCGTCCTCGGGAGCGCCACGGCCCAACAGGTGATTCGCAAGAATACCGAAGCGTGGCGGTCGTTTTTCGCCCTGAAAGAGAAGGGTGAAGCCAACGGCCTTCCGGGCTACTGGGGCAACGAAGAAGAGGGACGGGAGTTGCGAACGTACATCCGCAACGACCAGTACACGCTCCGCTGGGGCGACCGTTCGACCATCGAAATCACGGCCGGCAGCGACCTCAAGGACGAGTACGACATGGGCTACCGCGAACGTCTCACGCTCGACGTTCGTGGGAAGCCGAAGTGGTCGGGCGATCAAGGCCGGCTCGAATTGTACTACGATAAGTTGAGCGACCAATTCAGGGCTATTCAACCTGTCACCACGAACGATTCTCGGCGGGACTCACCAGTAGCCGACGAAACGGCTGCTCTGGATATTGGCGCAAACAACATCGTCGCCTGTACGACCACGACCGGCCAGCAGTACCTGTACGAAGGACGCGACCTCTTCGCGCTGTTCCGCGAGACAACCCGCCGAATCGCGGACCACCAATCGAAAGTCAAGCGCGAAGAGGAGCGGTACTCCTCGAAGCGGATTCGACGGCTGTACCGCCGCCGGACGCGACGGCGCGACCACGCCATGGACGCCCTCGCCCGTGACCTCTTCGAGCGCCTGTACGAAGAGGGCGTTTCGACGGTGTACGTTGGCGACCTCACCGACGTATTGGAAACGCACTGGTCGGTGCGGGCGAACGCTAAGACGCACAACTTCTGGGCGTTCCGCGCGTTCCTTGACCGGCTCGCGTGTACCGCCGAGGAGTACGGCATCACCGTCGAAGTCCGCCCCGAAGCGTGGACCTCGCAGACGTGTCCGCAGTGCGGTTCGACGGAGGACACGACTCGGCATCAGGACACGCTCACCTGTTCGTGTGGCTTCGAAGGCCACGCGGATCTCACCGCGTCGGAGACGTTCCTCCGACGTCATCAGAACTTAGAAAGTTCTGATTGGCGAGCGAGACACAACTTGTCTCGTCAAAGCCACGAAGCAGACGTACCACGGCCGATGGCACGGCTCGTATGCCTCAAGTGGGACGACCACCGATGGTCGGCGTCACCACGCGCTCACCGTCTCAACGAGGAGCATACACACCCGCAAGTTACCGCCGGGGAATCGGCGTAG
- a CDS encoding FAD-dependent oxidoreductase codes for MTHQTDVLVVGGGATGAGVARDLAMRGVDVTLVERGGLGSGTSGRSHGLLHSGARYADTDPEGAAECIAENQILRDVAGACVDATGGFFVQLPDDDPDYFEAKVAACRDAGVPVEVMDGEAARADEPGLSADAERVAEVPDGVVYPSRLVAATAADAREHGASVHTHAQVRSLLVDDGRVVGADVGGVGRVEADHVVNATGAWADSLAATAGVDLEVHPTKGAMVVVEYDGLDTVLNRCRPAADGDIVVPHADRVVLGTTSVEVGDPDEFPEDEAEVERVLAECAEMLPDVADHAVERAYWGVRPLYSPQSYGENARAISRGFYLLDHADRDGVAGFTTTVGGKLTTYRLMAEATADHVADRLGVDEPCRTADEPCRTADEPLVGHDDPDRLDELVAEFDAANPADADVGGD; via the coding sequence GTGACTCATCAGACCGACGTCCTCGTCGTCGGCGGCGGGGCGACCGGGGCCGGCGTCGCTCGCGACCTGGCGATGCGCGGCGTGGACGTGACGCTCGTCGAGCGCGGCGGCCTGGGGAGCGGTACCTCCGGGCGCTCACACGGTTTGCTCCACAGCGGCGCGCGCTACGCCGACACCGACCCGGAGGGCGCCGCGGAGTGCATCGCGGAGAACCAGATCCTCCGCGACGTCGCCGGCGCCTGCGTCGACGCGACGGGCGGCTTCTTCGTGCAACTCCCCGACGACGATCCGGACTACTTCGAGGCGAAGGTCGCGGCCTGTCGGGACGCGGGCGTCCCCGTCGAGGTGATGGACGGCGAGGCGGCGCGCGCCGACGAACCCGGGCTCTCGGCGGACGCCGAGCGCGTGGCCGAGGTTCCGGACGGCGTCGTCTACCCCTCGAGGCTGGTCGCGGCGACCGCCGCCGACGCCCGCGAGCACGGTGCGAGCGTCCACACGCACGCACAGGTCCGTAGTCTCCTCGTCGACGACGGCCGCGTCGTCGGCGCGGACGTCGGGGGCGTCGGCAGGGTTGAGGCCGACCACGTCGTCAACGCGACGGGCGCGTGGGCCGACTCGCTGGCCGCCACGGCCGGCGTCGACCTCGAGGTCCACCCGACGAAGGGCGCGATGGTCGTCGTCGAGTACGACGGCCTCGACACCGTGTTGAACCGCTGTCGGCCCGCCGCCGACGGCGACATCGTCGTGCCGCACGCCGACCGCGTCGTCCTCGGCACGACCAGCGTCGAAGTCGGCGACCCCGACGAGTTCCCCGAAGACGAGGCGGAGGTCGAGCGCGTCCTCGCGGAGTGTGCCGAGATGCTACCGGACGTCGCCGACCACGCAGTCGAACGAGCGTACTGGGGTGTCCGCCCGCTGTACAGTCCGCAGTCCTACGGCGAGAACGCGCGTGCCATCTCCAGGGGGTTCTACCTGCTCGACCACGCCGACCGCGACGGCGTCGCCGGGTTCACCACCACCGTCGGGGGGAAGCTCACGACGTACCGGCTGATGGCCGAGGCCACCGCAGACCACGTGGCCGACCGTCTCGGCGTCGACGAACCGTGCCGGACGGCCGACGAACCGTGCCGGACGGCCGACGAACCGCTGGTCGGCCACGACGACCCGGACCGTCTCGACGAACTAGTCGCCGAGTTCGACGCCGCGAACCCCGCCGACGCGGACGTCGGCGGCGACTGA
- a CDS encoding mandelate racemase/muconate lactonizing enzyme family protein — protein sequence MIRAFTLPLARPLPTARGTIETRSGVLFARDGGVGEATPLPGWTESLEDCGSALRAADAADDWASALAACEDAPAARHAVSLAKLDAEARNADVPLAAHLADDPADSVAVNATVGDANAQDTAEAVRNAADAGFDTVKVKVGARSLDEDVERLRAAHAVTDATLRADANGAWSRERAREAFERLEGLHVAYVEQPLSADDLEGHRGLGDDGVGVALDEALVTHEYEAVLDAADYVVLKPMVLGGVDRAREAALEAREADVEPVVTTTVDAVVARTAALHLAASLPDLPACGLATADRLAEDFAADPAPVAEGRMVVPDAPGHGVEVSVDA from the coding sequence ATGATCCGGGCGTTCACCCTCCCGCTGGCGCGACCGCTGCCGACCGCGCGTGGCACCATCGAGACCCGCTCGGGGGTCCTGTTCGCCCGCGACGGCGGCGTCGGCGAGGCCACACCACTCCCCGGCTGGACGGAGTCCCTGGAGGACTGCGGGAGCGCGCTCCGCGCGGCCGACGCAGCCGACGACTGGGCGAGCGCACTCGCCGCCTGCGAGGACGCGCCCGCCGCCCGGCACGCCGTCTCGCTCGCGAAACTGGACGCCGAGGCGCGCAACGCGGACGTTCCGCTCGCCGCCCACCTCGCGGACGACCCGGCCGACTCGGTGGCCGTGAACGCGACCGTCGGCGACGCGAACGCACAGGACACCGCCGAGGCCGTCCGGAACGCCGCCGACGCGGGCTTCGACACGGTGAAGGTGAAGGTCGGCGCGCGCTCGCTCGACGAGGACGTCGAACGCCTGCGCGCCGCCCACGCGGTGACCGACGCCACCCTGCGCGCCGACGCGAACGGCGCGTGGTCCCGGGAGCGCGCCCGCGAAGCGTTCGAGCGACTGGAAGGACTCCACGTGGCGTACGTCGAGCAGCCGCTCTCTGCGGACGACCTGGAGGGCCACCGGGGCCTTGGCGACGACGGCGTCGGCGTCGCGCTCGACGAGGCGCTGGTCACCCACGAGTACGAGGCCGTCCTCGACGCAGCGGACTACGTCGTCCTGAAGCCGATGGTACTCGGGGGAGTGGACCGCGCCCGCGAGGCCGCACTCGAAGCCCGCGAGGCCGACGTCGAACCCGTCGTCACGACGACAGTCGACGCCGTCGTCGCGCGCACAGCAGCGCTCCACCTCGCCGCGAGCCTCCCGGACCTGCCGGCCTGCGGCCTCGCCACCGCCGACCGCCTCGCCGAGGACTTCGCCGCGGACCCCGCCCCGGTCGCCGAGGGCCGAATGGTGGTCCCGGACGCTCCGGGTCACGGCGTCGAGGTGTCGGTCGATGCGTGA
- a CDS encoding sensor histidine kinase codes for MATFSFQSRHGVPTWLLGTSLGLSLVLVAEVGVRLLGLADWTKESSLVFSGEFLVGVITAAPFVAGVAYAGHWLTHSELQPERFARAWWWTVAGAGAAVLLNLALMTVLPVSSVLLFVAWLRWAVALGAGLGVFIGVVEARAIQNATDAERSAVRAEHLEAQRDLLDYLNSLLRHEVLNATNVVSGYATLLKDAHDEGTPEYDYGDTILRRSEEITGVIEDVRVLLLASETDAPVVPVDLSETLAEEVAKLEDLDDSVEVEMSVPDSVYVRADALLPRVFGNLLANAVEHNDSSPPRVSVTVDAGGERVTVEIADNGSGVPDGEVEGLFDRPSQRTADHGFGTYLTAKLVEQYGGSVDLVETGPAGSTFRVALQRASPSSDGAGAPVESVSSLGTPVD; via the coding sequence ATGGCCACCTTCTCGTTCCAGTCCAGACACGGAGTGCCAACGTGGCTGCTCGGGACGAGTCTCGGCCTCTCGCTCGTCCTCGTCGCCGAGGTTGGCGTCCGGCTGCTCGGGCTGGCAGACTGGACGAAGGAGTCCTCGCTGGTGTTCAGCGGGGAGTTTTTGGTCGGGGTCATCACTGCCGCCCCGTTCGTCGCGGGCGTCGCGTACGCCGGCCACTGGCTCACGCACAGCGAACTCCAGCCCGAGCGGTTCGCGCGGGCCTGGTGGTGGACCGTCGCGGGGGCCGGGGCTGCCGTCCTGCTGAACCTCGCCCTGATGACGGTGCTCCCGGTGTCCTCGGTGCTCCTGTTCGTCGCGTGGCTCCGCTGGGCGGTCGCGCTCGGCGCCGGGCTGGGCGTCTTCATCGGCGTCGTCGAGGCGCGAGCCATCCAGAACGCGACGGACGCCGAACGGAGCGCGGTCCGCGCCGAACACCTCGAGGCCCAGCGCGACCTGCTCGACTACCTCAACAGCCTCCTGCGCCACGAGGTGCTGAACGCGACGAACGTCGTCTCGGGATACGCGACACTGCTGAAGGACGCACACGACGAGGGGACCCCCGAGTACGACTACGGCGACACGATACTCCGCCGCAGCGAGGAGATAACGGGCGTCATCGAGGACGTCCGCGTGCTGCTGCTCGCGTCCGAGACGGACGCGCCGGTCGTGCCGGTGGACCTCTCGGAGACGCTCGCCGAAGAGGTGGCGAAACTTGAGGACCTCGACGACTCCGTGGAAGTCGAGATGTCGGTACCCGACTCGGTGTATGTCCGGGCCGACGCGCTGCTCCCGCGTGTGTTCGGTAACCTGCTCGCGAACGCCGTCGAACACAACGACAGCAGTCCGCCGCGGGTGTCCGTCACCGTGGACGCGGGCGGCGAGCGGGTGACCGTCGAGATCGCGGACAACGGCTCCGGCGTCCCGGACGGCGAGGTCGAAGGGTTGTTCGACCGGCCGTCACAGCGGACGGCCGACCACGGGTTCGGGACGTACCTCACTGCCAAACTCGTCGAACAGTACGGGGGGTCCGTCGACCTGGTGGAGACGGGGCCGGCGGGCAGCACGTTCAGGGTGGCGCTCCAGCGGGCGTCGCCGTCCAGCGACGGTGCGGGTGCGCCCGTCGAGTCCGTCTCCTCGTTGGGAACTCCCGTCGACTGA
- a CDS encoding helix-turn-helix transcriptional regulator: protein MSAEATEADLSEDEQHGLELVRETLGIHQSEFWKELDVSSRKGSRIASKLEEKGLVEREESVHEGNTTYLITPVIDERNLDFSLLMAGEMLSPFVGEEEVDPQGDAFSQWIMSLAYED from the coding sequence ATGAGCGCCGAAGCCACCGAGGCGGACCTCTCGGAGGACGAGCAGCATGGACTCGAACTCGTCCGGGAGACCCTCGGCATCCACCAGAGCGAGTTCTGGAAGGAACTCGACGTCTCCTCGCGGAAGGGCAGTCGCATCGCCTCGAAACTGGAGGAGAAGGGGCTCGTGGAGCGCGAGGAGAGCGTCCACGAGGGGAACACCACCTACCTCATCACGCCCGTCATCGACGAGCGGAACCTCGACTTCTCGCTTCTGATGGCCGGCGAGATGCTGTCGCCGTTCGTCGGCGAGGAGGAGGTCGACCCGCAGGGCGACGCCTTCTCGCAGTGGATCATGAGCCTCGCGTACGAGGACTGA